Proteins encoded within one genomic window of Lysinibacillus sphaericus:
- the opp4C gene encoding oligopeptide ABC transporter permease codes for MEIVTKQEASAPKKTPNKSPSPWVIARRKFFKNKLAMISLIFLLIVIILSFLAPYITTKDIVRVDFTKISQPPSSENWLGTDTNGRDVFTRMLYAGRSSLTVGIGCMFFIVLIGTTIGAISGYFGGKVDQILMRFTDFVLMFPLLVFVIVLNTILVGKVSGLWTLIIVISVLSWGSVARVVRSRILAEKENEYILAAESIGCKSSKIIIKHLLPNVASTIIVQATLLMAVTIVIESALSFLNFGVPADTPSWGNMLSEARNSDVLRDKIWIWVPPATAITLVILSINFIGEGLKDAMNPKSRR; via the coding sequence GTGGAGATTGTAACAAAACAAGAAGCTTCTGCACCAAAAAAAACACCGAATAAAAGCCCCTCTCCATGGGTGATAGCGAGAAGAAAGTTCTTTAAAAATAAATTAGCGATGATCAGCCTTATTTTTTTACTAATCGTTATTATTCTATCGTTTTTGGCACCGTATATTACGACAAAAGATATCGTGCGTGTAGACTTTACGAAAATTAGTCAGCCACCTTCAAGTGAAAACTGGCTTGGAACAGATACAAATGGTCGTGATGTTTTTACGCGAATGCTATATGCTGGTAGATCCTCATTGACGGTTGGCATAGGCTGTATGTTTTTTATTGTTTTAATTGGGACAACGATTGGGGCGATTTCGGGTTACTTTGGGGGCAAGGTTGACCAAATTTTAATGCGTTTCACAGACTTTGTTTTAATGTTCCCATTATTAGTTTTCGTTATCGTTTTAAATACGATTCTAGTCGGCAAAGTTTCAGGCTTATGGACATTAATTATTGTTATTTCCGTATTAAGTTGGGGAAGTGTTGCCCGCGTTGTTCGAAGTCGAATTCTTGCAGAGAAAGAAAATGAGTACATTTTAGCTGCAGAGTCAATCGGCTGTAAATCATCGAAAATCATTATCAAACATTTACTACCTAACGTCGCTTCTACGATTATTGTACAAGCTACGCTATTAATGGCAGTAACGATTGTTATCGAGTCCGCGTTAAGCTTCTTAAACTTTGGTGTGCCAGCAGATACACCAAGCTGGGGCAATATGTTATCTGAGGCTAGAAACTCAGATGTATTAAGAGATAAAATTTGGATTTGGGTTCCACCTGCAACCGCCATTACATTGGTCATCTTATCGATCAATTTTATCGGTGAAGGGCTGAAAGATGCAATGAATCCGAAATCAAGAAGATAA
- the opp4B gene encoding oligopeptide ABC transporter permease: MLQYTLRRLLGMIPLLLLISLVVFFLAKMMPGDPFAGEIDPSNTNPQYIEEMREKLGYNDPIIVQYGRWMANFVQGDFGKSTVYKKPAVEVIAQRIPNTLFLAITSLIFTYIFAFIMGMYAGRKPYTLGDNLIASYNYLALAIPSFVAGIVAIYVFSFQLGWFPFNGSVGVGLQEGTFAYYLSRVHHVLLPALVLGLMGTASYTQFLRNDIIENSRKDFVRTARAKGTKESKIYNKHILRNSIIPIITFLGFDIATLISGAVITETIFTYPGIGALFLDSVGRRDYAVMMSITMLLSFLTLFGNLVADLLYGIVDPRIRLD, from the coding sequence ATGCTTCAATACACACTTCGAAGACTACTCGGCATGATTCCATTGTTACTCCTTATTTCGTTAGTTGTGTTCTTCTTAGCAAAAATGATGCCAGGAGATCCATTTGCGGGAGAAATTGATCCATCCAATACAAACCCACAATACATCGAGGAAATGAGAGAGAAGTTAGGCTATAATGATCCAATTATCGTGCAATATGGAAGATGGATGGCTAATTTTGTACAAGGGGATTTTGGCAAATCAACCGTTTATAAAAAACCTGCAGTGGAAGTGATTGCACAGCGAATTCCAAATACATTATTTTTAGCCATTACATCTTTAATTTTTACGTATATTTTTGCTTTTATCATGGGGATGTATGCAGGAAGAAAACCTTATACATTAGGTGATAATCTAATAGCTTCGTATAATTACCTAGCTTTAGCGATTCCGTCATTTGTTGCCGGCATTGTCGCTATTTATGTGTTCTCTTTCCAATTAGGGTGGTTCCCATTCAACGGCTCAGTTGGTGTAGGGCTGCAGGAAGGCACATTTGCTTATTATTTAAGTAGGGTCCATCATGTATTATTACCAGCCCTTGTTTTAGGATTAATGGGAACGGCATCCTACACGCAATTTTTACGCAACGATATTATTGAAAACAGTCGAAAAGATTTTGTACGTACGGCAAGAGCAAAAGGAACAAAGGAATCAAAAATTTACAACAAGCATATTTTAAGAAATTCGATTATTCCGATTATTACTTTTCTTGGGTTTGACATCGCTACATTAATTAGCGGTGCGGTTATTACAGAAACCATCTTTACTTATCCCGGAATAGGTGCACTGTTCTTAGATTCCGTTGGAAGAAGAGATTATGCGGTCATGATGTCGATCACTATGTTACTTTCATTCTTAACACTTTTTGGAAATTTAGTAGCCGATTTACTGTACGGTATAGTAGATCCGCGAATTAGACTAGATTAG
- the opp4A gene encoding oligopeptide ABC transporter substrate-binding protein: MKKTKTLWSLLLMLVMALFLAACNSDSGTTDKDAQKDKETPAATTDVKEGGVVTFGTDQAPEGVFDPAFAGSIVDSYIQNFMMDGVYDVNDELEYVPNLAKWDISEDKLTYTFNFEKGVKWHNGEELTGEDWVFALETLAHPDYDGPRFNYVEGVKGAEEKKAGKADKISGIEVVDPYTIKITFKEVKINNLESIWQYPMPKKHYEGIAVKDLSESKQVRENPVGLGAFKVKKVVDGEYSELERFDDYWKGKPALDGVIVKVIDPSLAAGAFQNGEIDIMDIRPQSVKELSALSNVRIEETTGVSYSYIGLRFGHRDKATLKNVADFDKFNSKELRQALLYALNRPAMIDAFLEGKAKVANTVIPVTFWTAADASDLNAYEFNVDKAKELLKTAGYVDTDGDGFVEDPKGQPFKILFGHYAGPAAFEGRSQAIIQSWNDIGVKTELATGSLVEFNLYNEMKDNDDAALEAFFGSWSMGSDPDPSGLWANDAEWNYGRYVDAENDKLLKEALSEKAFDKDYRKKMYVNWQKYFNEQLPALPLWENLDLYGINNRLQGVHINAVGFQTDVYKWHIVE; this comes from the coding sequence ATGAAAAAGACAAAAACATTATGGTCACTGTTACTGATGCTTGTCATGGCTTTATTCCTAGCAGCATGTAATAGTGATTCAGGGACAACTGACAAAGATGCACAAAAAGATAAGGAAACGCCAGCGGCAACTACTGATGTTAAAGAAGGTGGCGTAGTTACATTCGGAACAGACCAAGCGCCGGAGGGCGTATTTGACCCTGCCTTTGCAGGAAGTATCGTAGATAGCTATATCCAAAATTTCATGATGGATGGCGTGTATGATGTAAATGATGAATTAGAATATGTACCAAACCTTGCAAAATGGGATATTAGTGAAGATAAATTAACGTATACGTTCAATTTCGAAAAGGGCGTAAAATGGCATAATGGTGAGGAACTAACAGGTGAAGACTGGGTTTTCGCATTAGAAACGTTAGCACACCCTGATTATGATGGTCCTCGTTTCAACTATGTTGAAGGCGTAAAAGGGGCAGAAGAGAAAAAAGCAGGCAAAGCAGATAAAATTTCAGGAATTGAAGTTGTAGATCCTTACACAATTAAAATTACTTTTAAAGAAGTGAAAATTAATAACTTAGAAAGCATTTGGCAATACCCAATGCCTAAGAAACATTATGAAGGCATTGCAGTAAAAGATTTAAGTGAATCAAAACAAGTGCGCGAAAACCCTGTAGGATTAGGCGCGTTTAAAGTGAAAAAAGTGGTAGACGGCGAGTATTCTGAATTAGAGCGTTTTGATGATTACTGGAAAGGGAAACCAGCGCTTGATGGTGTTATTGTAAAAGTAATTGACCCATCATTAGCTGCGGGTGCGTTCCAAAACGGAGAAATCGACATCATGGATATTAGACCACAATCTGTGAAAGAGCTTTCTGCATTAAGCAATGTACGTATCGAAGAAACAACTGGTGTGAGCTATTCTTATATCGGGCTTCGTTTTGGTCATCGTGATAAAGCTACACTTAAAAATGTAGCTGATTTTGATAAATTCAATTCAAAAGAATTACGTCAGGCACTATTATATGCTCTTAACCGTCCAGCAATGATCGATGCTTTCTTAGAAGGAAAAGCGAAAGTAGCAAACACAGTTATCCCAGTTACTTTCTGGACTGCTGCAGATGCTTCAGATTTAAATGCATACGAGTTTAATGTGGATAAAGCGAAAGAGCTGTTAAAAACAGCAGGCTATGTTGATACAGACGGTGATGGATTTGTTGAAGATCCAAAAGGTCAACCATTCAAAATTTTATTTGGTCACTATGCAGGACCAGCTGCATTTGAAGGTCGTTCACAAGCAATCATTCAATCTTGGAATGATATTGGCGTAAAAACAGAATTAGCAACAGGAAGCTTAGTTGAGTTTAACTTGTACAATGAAATGAAAGACAACGATGATGCAGCATTAGAGGCATTCTTCGGTTCTTGGAGCATGGGTTCTGATCCAGACCCATCAGGTTTATGGGCTAATGATGCAGAATGGAACTACGGTCGTTATGTAGATGCAGAGAATGACAAATTATTAAAAGAAGCGTTAAGTGAAAAAGCATTTGATAAAGACTACCGTAAAAAAATGTATGTTAATTGGCAAAAATACTTCAACGAACAATTACCTGCACTACCATTATGGGAAAATCTAGATTTATATGGTATTAACAATCGACTACAAGGTGTTCATATTAACGCTGTTGGATTCCAAACAGACGTTTATAAATGGCACATTGTTGAGTAA
- a CDS encoding ABC transporter ATP-binding protein, producing MTETTSKQRKENLLEVNNLKTYYPIKGGFIKKTVGHVKAVDNISFSIKNGETLGLVGESGCGKSTTGRTIIRLLDSTEGQIIFNGQDITKLQGKSLREIRKDIQMVFQDPYASLNPMQMVGSIVAEPIMNFHNKTLNSLKGEVVELLRKVGLPEDAYYKYAHEFSGGQRQRIGIARALALKPKLIIADEPVSALDVSVQSQVLNLLKELQDEFDLTFLFIAHDLSVVKHMSDRIGVMYLGNIVEIANKTSIYDEPLHPYTQALISAIPVPDPRKKSTRIVLEGDVPSPANPPTGCPFHPRCPKAMMECSLTKPVLKEVKPDHNVACHLY from the coding sequence ATGACAGAAACAACAAGCAAACAACGTAAAGAAAACTTACTTGAAGTGAACAACCTAAAAACTTATTACCCGATAAAAGGCGGGTTTATAAAAAAGACAGTCGGACATGTGAAGGCGGTCGATAATATTTCTTTTTCCATCAAAAATGGTGAAACACTAGGATTGGTTGGGGAGTCAGGCTGTGGTAAATCAACAACTGGGCGTACTATTATTCGATTGTTAGATTCTACAGAAGGACAAATCATTTTTAATGGTCAGGATATTACGAAATTACAAGGCAAATCATTAAGAGAGATAAGAAAAGATATCCAAATGGTATTCCAAGATCCTTATGCATCATTAAATCCAATGCAAATGGTTGGCAGTATCGTAGCGGAGCCCATTATGAATTTCCATAACAAAACGCTCAATTCATTAAAAGGGGAAGTCGTGGAGTTATTGCGCAAAGTAGGCTTACCTGAAGATGCCTATTATAAGTATGCGCATGAATTTTCAGGAGGGCAGCGTCAGCGAATTGGTATTGCGAGAGCCCTAGCACTTAAACCAAAACTAATTATCGCCGATGAACCTGTTTCTGCTTTGGATGTTTCCGTTCAATCTCAAGTTTTGAATCTATTAAAAGAATTGCAGGATGAGTTTGATTTAACCTTTTTATTTATTGCGCATGATTTAAGTGTTGTGAAGCATATGAGTGATCGCATTGGCGTGATGTATCTAGGAAATATTGTTGAAATAGCTAACAAGACGAGTATTTATGATGAACCATTGCACCCTTATACACAAGCGCTTATTTCCGCGATACCCGTACCGGATCCTCGCAAAAAAAGTACGCGCATTGTATTAGAAGGTGATGTACCAAGTCCCGCAAATCCTCCGACAGGATGTCCATTCCATCCAAGATGCCCTAAAGCTATGATGGAATGTTCCTTAACGAAACCAGTATTAAAGGAGGTGAAGCCAGACCATAACGTTGCTTGCCACTTATATTAA
- a CDS encoding ABC transporter ATP-binding protein encodes MNLMLEVKNLKTGFDIEGDIYHAVDNVSFSVKPGQIVGIVGESGCGKSVMSLSIMQLLPQGIGKVTGGEIKFQGQNIENYSSDEMNKIRGKDISMIFQEPMTSLNPVFTIGNQIEEILLNHLSISKTEARQQAIELLKSVGIPRPDKIVDEYPHQLSGGMRQRVMIAIAIACHPKLLIADEPTTALDVTVQAQILELLKKIQEKNDMSIILITHDLGVVAEMCDEVIIMYAGKIVERTNVDNLFYNPQHPYTKLLMASIPRIDLEVSELTTIQGIVPSLKNMPTFGCRFADRCPSVKPECSTVTPQLAQMADGHEVSCLLYEGCYPKESVR; translated from the coding sequence ATGAATTTAATGCTTGAAGTAAAGAACCTAAAAACTGGTTTTGATATAGAAGGAGATATTTATCATGCAGTCGATAATGTGTCGTTTTCCGTCAAGCCTGGCCAAATTGTAGGGATTGTAGGGGAATCCGGCTGTGGTAAAAGTGTTATGTCATTGTCAATTATGCAGCTACTGCCCCAAGGAATTGGCAAAGTTACGGGTGGAGAAATAAAGTTCCAAGGCCAAAATATAGAAAATTATTCAAGCGATGAAATGAATAAAATACGAGGAAAAGATATTAGTATGATCTTTCAAGAGCCTATGACATCTTTAAACCCTGTATTTACAATTGGTAATCAGATTGAAGAGATTTTATTGAATCATCTGTCAATCTCCAAAACAGAAGCAAGGCAGCAAGCCATCGAATTGTTAAAAAGTGTAGGCATCCCTAGACCAGACAAAATTGTAGATGAATATCCTCACCAATTATCCGGGGGGATGCGACAAAGGGTGATGATTGCGATTGCGATTGCCTGCCATCCAAAGCTGTTAATTGCCGATGAACCGACTACTGCACTAGATGTAACTGTGCAAGCACAAATTCTGGAGTTGCTGAAAAAAATTCAAGAGAAAAATGACATGTCTATTATTTTGATAACGCATGACTTAGGGGTAGTGGCAGAAATGTGTGATGAAGTCATCATTATGTACGCTGGGAAAATTGTAGAGCGCACGAATGTAGATAATCTGTTTTATAACCCACAACATCCGTATACAAAGCTGTTAATGGCATCCATTCCTCGTATTGATTTAGAGGTGAGTGAGTTAACAACAATCCAAGGCATTGTGCCATCATTAAAAAACATGCCTACTTTTGGCTGTCGCTTTGCCGATAGATGCCCGTCTGTAAAACCTGAGTGTAGTACAGTAACGCCACAGCTTGCACAAATGGCTGATGGTCATGAGGTTTCGTGCTTACTATATGAAGGTTGCTATCCTAAAGAAAGTGTGAGGTAA
- the pyrE gene encoding orotate phosphoribosyltransferase, whose amino-acid sequence MTLQNEIAHAMLKVGAVELNPTELFTWASGIKSPIYCDTRLTISDPVIRKQLANGLAAIIKENFEGTEIVAGTATAGIPHAAWVSDILDLPMIYVRSKAKEHGRGNQIEGKYAAGQKVIVVEDIVSTGGSSITAVEALRAAGCEVLGVVCVYTYNLPRAEQAFDEAGIKYVSLTNFDYLIEAANESGAIKEDDIPFLKDWHAKLKAGEL is encoded by the coding sequence ATGACATTACAAAACGAAATCGCACACGCTATGCTTAAAGTAGGCGCAGTCGAATTAAATCCAACAGAACTTTTTACATGGGCATCAGGTATTAAATCTCCAATTTACTGTGATACGCGTCTAACAATCTCTGACCCAGTTATCCGTAAACAATTGGCAAATGGCTTAGCAGCGATAATTAAAGAAAACTTTGAAGGTACAGAAATCGTAGCTGGTACGGCCACAGCAGGTATTCCACATGCTGCATGGGTAAGTGATATTTTAGACTTACCGATGATCTATGTACGTTCAAAAGCAAAAGAACATGGTCGTGGCAATCAAATTGAAGGAAAATATGCTGCAGGACAAAAAGTCATCGTAGTAGAAGATATTGTGTCAACAGGTGGTTCTTCCATTACAGCAGTTGAAGCTTTACGTGCAGCGGGTTGTGAAGTATTAGGGGTTGTATGTGTTTATACGTATAACTTACCACGTGCTGAACAAGCGTTTGATGAAGCGGGCATAAAGTACGTATCTTTAACAAACTTCGATTATTTAATTGAAGCAGCGAATGAATCTGGTGCCATTAAAGAAGATGATATTCCATTTTTAAAAGATTGGCATGCAAAACTTAAAGCTGGAGAATTATAA
- the pyrF gene encoding orotidine-5'-phosphate decarboxylase produces MNTKPILALDFPGEAEVFKFLAHFQEPLFVKIGMELYMQEGPDIVRKVKDLGHDIFLDLKLHDIPNTVGSAMKGLAKLGVNLVNVHAAGGRPMMEAALEGLEAGTPAGQERAALIAVTQLTSTTEAQMQAEQKIALTLQESVLHYASLTKQAGLNGVVCSVHEAQAIAEVCGQDFLRVTPGIRLAGGDAHDQKRIATPDGAKRDGSSLIVVGRAVTGAQDPVAAYKMVSELWEASI; encoded by the coding sequence ATGAATACAAAACCAATTCTAGCACTTGATTTCCCAGGAGAAGCAGAAGTTTTCAAGTTTTTAGCACATTTTCAAGAGCCTCTTTTCGTCAAAATTGGTATGGAGCTTTATATGCAAGAAGGTCCAGATATTGTCCGCAAAGTGAAAGATTTAGGTCATGATATATTTTTAGACTTAAAGCTACATGATATTCCTAATACGGTTGGCTCAGCGATGAAGGGCTTAGCTAAATTAGGGGTTAATTTAGTCAATGTCCATGCAGCGGGCGGGCGACCAATGATGGAAGCTGCACTCGAAGGTCTGGAAGCAGGGACACCTGCAGGTCAAGAGCGCGCAGCATTGATTGCCGTGACACAACTAACATCCACTACGGAAGCGCAAATGCAAGCAGAGCAAAAAATTGCGTTAACATTGCAAGAATCGGTATTGCACTACGCAAGCTTAACAAAACAAGCAGGCTTAAATGGTGTGGTTTGCTCGGTACATGAAGCACAGGCAATTGCTGAAGTGTGCGGCCAAGACTTTTTACGTGTCACACCTGGTATCCGTTTAGCAGGTGGTGACGCTCACGATCAAAAGCGCATCGCTACACCTGATGGCGCCAAACGTGATGGTTCTTCTTTAATCGTAGTAGGCCGTGCCGTAACAGGTGCGCAAGATCCAGTAGCAGCATATAAAATGGTAAGTGAACTATGGGAGGCATCAATATGA
- a CDS encoding dihydroorotate dehydrogenase produces the protein MSRLNIQLPGLDLKNPIMPASGCFGFGREYAQLYDLSILGAIMIKATTVETRPGNPTPRVAETAAGMLNAIGLQNPGIEKVMNEELKFLEGYDVPIIANVAGTETADYVEVARRISAAPNVKALELNISCPNVKCGGIQFGTDPATARDLVAAVKAVSEVPVYVKLSPNVTNIVEIAQAVEAGGADGITMINTLIGMRLHERTGKPVIANGTGGLSGPAVKPVAIRMVYEVYKAVNIPIIGMGGVSEAQDVIDFMSAGASAVAVGTANFVDHFVCPNIIEELPAKLDALGVEHITDIIGRSHR, from the coding sequence ATGAGTCGTTTAAATATCCAATTACCTGGCTTAGATTTAAAAAATCCAATTATGCCAGCTTCAGGTTGCTTCGGCTTTGGTCGGGAGTATGCGCAACTGTACGATTTATCGATACTTGGTGCGATTATGATTAAAGCAACAACTGTAGAAACAAGACCTGGCAATCCGACACCTCGTGTAGCGGAAACAGCAGCAGGAATGTTAAATGCTATTGGCTTACAAAATCCTGGTATTGAAAAAGTAATGAATGAAGAATTAAAGTTTTTAGAAGGCTATGATGTGCCGATTATTGCCAATGTAGCGGGAACGGAAACAGCAGATTATGTGGAAGTAGCACGTCGCATCTCAGCTGCACCCAATGTCAAAGCACTAGAACTTAATATTTCATGCCCGAACGTAAAATGTGGCGGTATTCAATTCGGTACAGATCCAGCAACAGCAAGAGATTTGGTTGCAGCTGTCAAGGCAGTGTCGGAAGTACCTGTTTACGTGAAATTATCACCAAACGTTACAAATATCGTAGAAATCGCGCAAGCTGTGGAAGCAGGTGGAGCGGATGGTATTACGATGATTAACACATTAATCGGCATGCGCTTACATGAACGTACAGGTAAACCTGTCATTGCCAACGGTACAGGGGGCTTATCAGGTCCTGCAGTAAAACCGGTTGCTATTCGCATGGTATACGAGGTGTATAAGGCAGTCAATATTCCGATTATTGGGATGGGTGGCGTAAGTGAAGCACAAGATGTAATTGATTTTATGTCTGCTGGTGCATCAGCAGTTGCGGTTGGTACAGCCAACTTTGTCGATCATTTTGTTTGCCCGAATATCATTGAGGAATTACCTGCAAAGCTTGACGCTTTAGGTGTAGAACATATTACGGATATTATCGGAAGGAGCCATCGTTAA
- a CDS encoding dihydroorotate dehydrogenase electron transfer subunit — MIRQEKMTVVSQKQIATNIFELTLRGELVQDMTPGQFVHVKVSDSLEPLLRRPISIANIDKDNSEFTMIYRAEGRGTKVLATNREGQLVNVLGPIGNGFPVDAVKTGGTALLVGGGIGVPPLHELSKQLNARGVKTIHVLGFQTEDVCFYEEEFNALGETHYVTVDGSKGTKGFVTNVLESRAPEFDVFYSCGPLPMLKALEGFYPEKEGYLSFEERMGCGIGACFACVCKTTDQIDKDYVKVCSDGPVFPKGTVAL; from the coding sequence ATGATTCGTCAAGAGAAAATGACGGTCGTCTCTCAAAAGCAAATTGCGACAAACATTTTCGAATTGACACTTCGTGGTGAACTGGTTCAGGATATGACTCCTGGCCAGTTTGTCCATGTAAAGGTGTCAGATTCATTGGAGCCGCTTTTACGTCGACCTATCAGTATTGCAAATATAGATAAAGACAACAGTGAATTTACCATGATTTATCGTGCGGAAGGTCGAGGAACAAAGGTGTTAGCGACAAATCGTGAAGGGCAGCTAGTCAATGTCCTTGGCCCAATCGGTAATGGCTTCCCAGTTGATGCGGTAAAGACAGGAGGGACAGCATTATTAGTTGGTGGCGGCATCGGTGTACCTCCTTTACATGAGCTGTCAAAACAACTTAATGCACGTGGTGTGAAGACTATCCATGTATTAGGCTTCCAAACAGAGGATGTATGCTTCTACGAAGAGGAATTTAACGCACTTGGTGAAACGCATTATGTAACAGTCGATGGCTCAAAAGGAACAAAGGGCTTTGTGACCAACGTTTTAGAATCACGTGCACCAGAATTTGATGTGTTCTATTCTTGTGGTCCTCTACCGATGTTAAAAGCTTTAGAAGGTTTCTATCCTGAAAAAGAAGGCTATTTATCTTTTGAAGAGCGAATGGGCTGTGGTATTGGTGCTTGCTTCGCGTGCGTATGTAAAACAACAGATCAAATTGATAAAGACTATGTCAAAGTATGCTCTGACGGTCCAGTATTCCCGAAAGGTACGGTGGCATTATGA